Proteins encoded by one window of Cylindrospermum stagnale PCC 7417:
- a CDS encoding ABC transporter permease, translating into MSLSLQDLVVLTIKSLLSNRLRSALTTLGVFMGVAAVNATFQVSSISRAVITKQLAEREAPQASVYILEAKGRQPKLEDMEFLQKRIKNIQVISAYNYVISEQVVFQDRTSKALILAVSENYLLTSGRKVLKGRFFNPTDFVNYRPVAVIDKFLEEKIFSGKDPIGKLIFTSGRLFMIVGVIETKLNIGEQPQGSLLMPISTYSSMTGSQSIDAISMRPYKLKNLKNLEKQATQLLKQRLAGSDIFGANNVEDIIQQQETLELATRGLIAVAMISLLIAGVGIANITIAAVIERTAEIGLRRAIGATKLEILQQFILEAVVLSLVGGIAAIISVHGLTLVIADTFSLPYRFESQTAMLSLGSALLVGMGACLLPAIRASQLDPVKALRES; encoded by the coding sequence ATGAGTCTTTCTCTCCAAGACCTTGTTGTCCTTACTATTAAATCATTACTCAGTAATCGATTGCGTTCTGCTTTAACTACTCTTGGCGTATTTATGGGTGTAGCGGCGGTGAATGCAACTTTTCAGGTAAGTAGTATTAGTCGTGCTGTAATTACTAAACAGTTGGCAGAGCGAGAAGCACCGCAAGCCTCTGTTTATATCTTAGAAGCAAAAGGTAGGCAACCAAAGTTGGAGGATATGGAGTTCCTACAAAAACGGATAAAAAATATTCAGGTAATTAGTGCTTACAATTATGTAATTTCTGAGCAAGTCGTCTTTCAGGATCGGACAAGTAAAGCTTTGATACTGGCTGTTTCTGAAAATTACTTGCTCACTTCTGGTAGAAAAGTGTTAAAAGGTCGTTTTTTTAATCCTACTGATTTCGTTAACTATCGACCAGTAGCAGTGATTGATAAATTCTTGGAAGAAAAAATTTTCTCCGGTAAAGATCCTATTGGTAAACTCATATTTACTTCAGGGAGATTATTTATGATTGTCGGAGTTATTGAAACTAAATTAAATATTGGAGAACAACCTCAAGGTAGTTTATTGATGCCCATTTCAACTTACAGTTCCATGACAGGTAGTCAAAGCATTGATGCAATTTCAATGCGTCCCTACAAGCTCAAAAATCTGAAGAACCTGGAAAAGCAAGCAACGCAATTATTAAAACAACGCCTTGCAGGCTCAGATATCTTTGGAGCAAATAATGTAGAAGATATTATTCAGCAGCAAGAAACTTTGGAACTGGCTACGCGGGGACTGATTGCTGTAGCAATGATTTCGCTGCTTATTGCTGGTGTTGGTATTGCTAATATCACAATAGCTGCTGTGATTGAGCGTACTGCGGAGATCGGTTTGAGACGAGCTATTGGCGCAACTAAGCTGGAGATACTACAGCAGTTCATTTTGGAAGCAGTAGTTCTAAGCTTAGTGGGAGGAATAGCTGCAATCATCTCAGTGCATGGATTGACGCTAGTAATTGCTGACACATTTAGCTTGCCATATCGATTTGAGAGCCAAACAGCCATGTTGTCTTTGGGTTCAGCTTTGCTGGTAGGTATGGGTGCTTGTCTTTTGCCTGCTATACGTGCTAGCCAACTTGATCCGGTTAAAGCTTTGCGTGAATCATGA
- a CDS encoding polyribonucleotide nucleotidyltransferase, with protein MAEVDKSISFDGRDIRLKVGLLAPQAGGSVLIQSGDTAVLVTATRSQAREGIDFLPLTVDYEERLYAAGRIPGGIMRREGRPPEKTILTSRLIDRPLRPLFPSWLRDDLQVIAFTMSMDEQVPPDVLAVTGASIATLIAQIPFDGPMAAVRVGLVGDDFIINPTYAEIEAGDLDLIVAGSPHGVIMVEAGANQLPERDIIEAIDFGYEAVRDLIKAQQDLMAELGLEIVQATPPEVDQTLANYIRDRASSEIKKILAQFHLTKPERDIALDAVKDAIATGLTELAEDDPIRVSATADKKALGNTFKEITKQFMRRQIVEDNVRVDGRKLDEVRPVSCQVGVLPKRVHGSGLFNRGLTQVLSTCTLGTPGDAQNLNDDMQLDQSKRYLHHYNFPPFSVGETKPMRAPGRREIGHGALAERAILPVLPSKEQFPYVIRVVSEVLSSNGSTSMGSVCGSTLSLMDAGVPILKPVSGAAMGLIKEGDEVRVLTDIQGIEDFLGDMDFKVAGTDAGITALQMDMKISGLSLDVISQAIHQAKSARLHILEKMLQTIETPRTETSPYAPRLLTIKIDSDMIGLVIGPGGKTIKGITEETGAKIDIEDDGTVTISAVDESKAKRARNIIQGMTRKLHEGDVYVGRVTRIIPIGAFVEFLPGKEGMIHISQLADYRVGKVEDEVAVGDEVIVKVREIDNKGRINLTRLGIHPDQAVAAREAAAVNR; from the coding sequence ATGGCAGAAGTTGATAAGTCAATATCCTTCGATGGACGGGATATTCGACTGAAGGTTGGCCTATTAGCGCCCCAAGCTGGTGGGTCTGTTCTGATACAATCAGGGGATACAGCTGTTTTGGTAACAGCTACGCGATCGCAAGCCAGAGAAGGCATTGATTTTCTTCCGCTCACAGTAGATTACGAAGAAAGACTATATGCAGCTGGTAGGATTCCCGGCGGGATCATGCGGCGTGAAGGTCGTCCACCAGAAAAAACCATTCTTACCAGCCGTCTGATCGACCGTCCCTTACGCCCTCTGTTCCCTTCATGGTTGCGGGATGACTTGCAAGTTATTGCCTTTACGATGTCAATGGATGAGCAAGTACCACCCGATGTCCTAGCCGTTACTGGCGCTTCAATTGCTACCCTGATTGCCCAAATTCCCTTTGATGGGCCAATGGCGGCAGTACGGGTTGGCTTGGTGGGAGATGATTTCATTATTAACCCCACCTATGCAGAAATTGAAGCCGGAGATTTGGATCTGATCGTAGCAGGTTCACCGCATGGTGTAATCATGGTAGAGGCAGGAGCCAATCAGCTGCCAGAGCGAGACATTATCGAGGCCATTGATTTTGGTTATGAAGCTGTGCGGGACTTAATCAAGGCGCAGCAAGACCTAATGGCAGAATTGGGTTTGGAAATAGTGCAAGCAACGCCGCCGGAGGTAGACCAGACACTGGCAAACTATATCCGCGATCGCGCAAGCAGTGAGATTAAGAAAATTCTGGCGCAATTTCATTTAACCAAACCTGAGCGAGATATTGCTTTGGATGCAGTTAAGGATGCGATCGCTACTGGACTGACTGAACTAGCAGAAGACGACCCGATTCGCGTTTCCGCAACTGCTGATAAGAAAGCACTTGGTAATACCTTTAAAGAGATTACCAAACAGTTTATGCGGCGTCAAATCGTTGAAGACAACGTTCGCGTTGATGGTCGCAAACTGGATGAAGTCCGTCCTGTTTCTTGTCAAGTTGGCGTTTTACCGAAGCGAGTCCACGGCAGCGGTTTATTTAACCGGGGACTAACCCAGGTTTTATCTACCTGCACCCTCGGCACACCGGGAGATGCCCAAAACCTCAACGACGACATGCAACTAGATCAATCCAAACGTTACCTGCATCATTACAACTTCCCGCCTTTTTCCGTGGGAGAAACCAAGCCGATGCGGGCACCAGGCAGACGGGAAATCGGTCACGGTGCCTTAGCAGAGCGAGCGATTCTGCCAGTGCTACCATCGAAAGAGCAATTCCCCTACGTAATCCGCGTCGTCTCGGAAGTGCTTTCTTCCAATGGTTCCACCTCGATGGGTTCGGTGTGCGGTTCCACCCTGTCTCTAATGGATGCTGGCGTCCCAATTCTCAAACCCGTTAGTGGTGCGGCAATGGGTCTGATTAAGGAAGGTGACGAAGTCAGAGTCCTGACCGATATTCAGGGCATTGAAGACTTTTTGGGCGACATGGACTTCAAGGTTGCCGGCACAGATGCCGGAATTACTGCCTTGCAAATGGATATGAAAATATCCGGTTTGTCTTTGGATGTTATTTCCCAAGCTATCCACCAAGCCAAATCAGCCCGGTTACATATTCTGGAGAAAATGCTCCAGACTATCGAAACCCCACGGACTGAAACCTCACCTTATGCTCCCCGTCTGTTGACGATTAAGATTGATTCAGACATGATCGGTCTGGTCATTGGCCCCGGAGGCAAGACGATTAAGGGCATTACCGAAGAAACTGGTGCAAAAATTGACATCGAAGATGATGGCACCGTAACGATTTCTGCTGTGGATGAAAGCAAAGCGAAGAGAGCGCGTAACATCATCCAAGGCATGACTCGCAAGCTGCACGAAGGGGATGTCTATGTAGGGCGTGTAACCCGGATTATACCCATTGGTGCTTTTGTGGAATTTTTGCCTGGAAAGGAAGGCATGATTCACATTTCTCAATTAGCTGACTACCGCGTTGGCAAAGTTGAGGACGAAGTCGCTGTCGGTGATGAGGTGATTGTCAAGGTGCGCGAAATTGACAATAAGGGTCGGATTAATCTGACACGTTTGGGTATCCACCCAGACCAAGCGGTTGCAGCGCGAGAAGCAGCAGCAGTAAATCGTTAA
- a CDS encoding DEAD/DEAH box helicase, with translation MAILHSSWLLKNQNSCLFVWGETWRSSEVNSESIASRDIPPHPLAMTPVELSEWLHLRHNKLANFIQQPQVPVSSGRGRKSTSATEKTLPTHSQIIALPTHIPESYESGKTTISPVHSVTLDVDAKSPQYLHPWRVEGFCLNPSVAIKFLASIPLSAADGEDALLGGDLRYWSQVARWSLDLISRSKFLPTIQPQTDGSLAAKWQVLLDSAVDATRLEKFAAKMPSACRTYQDSPEYFSSDLAINLPIQPQELLLGFLNSTIDAQVREMQGFQAPIETKIMASLPSAVRQWLQALTSETNTVKADAIGVERLEAALKAWTMPLQYQLAGKTLFRTCFQLLSPAYGETNWTLAYFLQAADDPNFLVDAATIWQNPVEQLVYQNRIIEEPQETFLWGLGLASRLYPAISHSLETESPQSFHLTPIQAYEFIKSVAWRFEDSGLGVILPPSLANREGWANRLGLKIAVETPKQKQGRLGLQSLLNFQWQLAIGGQTISKTEFDRLVKLNSPLVEINGEWVELRPQDIKTAQAFFASRKDQMALSLEDALRISNGDTQVIEKLPVVSFEASGALQELIGALTNNQSIEPLPTPASFQGQLRPYQERGAAWLAFLERWGLGACLADDMGLGKTIQFIAFLLHLKEQEALENPTLLVCPTSVLGNWEREVKKFAPTLKVLQYHGDKRPKGKTFAETAKKYDLVITSYSLIHRDIKSLQSITWQAVVLDEAQNVKNSEAKQSQAVRQLETTFRVALTGTPVENRLQELWSILDFINPGYLGNRQFFQRRFAMPIEKYGDVASLNQLRSLVQPFILRRLKTDRAIIQDLPEKQEMTVFCGLSAEQATLYQQLVEESLSEIDSAAGLQRRGMILALLVKLKQICNHPSQYLKITTLEQHHSAKLQRLEEMLDVALAEGDRALIFTQFAEWGKLLKPHLEKQLGREILFLYGSTSKKQREEMIDRFQHDPQGPPIMILSLKAGGVGLNLTRANHVFHFDRWWNPAVENQATDRVFRIGQTRNVQVHKFVCTGTLEEKIHDMIESKKQLAEQVVGAGEDWLTEMDTDQLRNLLLLDRSAVIDEDAE, from the coding sequence ATGGCAATTTTACACAGTAGTTGGTTACTAAAAAATCAAAATAGTTGTTTATTTGTGTGGGGAGAAACTTGGCGATCTTCTGAGGTAAATTCTGAGTCGATTGCGTCCAGAGATATACCACCACATCCCTTGGCAATGACGCCAGTTGAATTGAGTGAATGGTTGCACTTACGTCACAATAAACTTGCTAACTTCATCCAACAACCCCAAGTTCCTGTAAGTAGCGGGAGAGGACGCAAAAGTACAAGTGCTACAGAAAAAACCTTGCCGACACACTCCCAAATAATTGCCCTCCCAACTCATATCCCAGAAAGCTATGAATCCGGGAAAACAACAATTTCCCCAGTGCATTCTGTCACCTTAGATGTTGATGCAAAATCCCCACAATACCTTCACCCGTGGCGAGTAGAGGGCTTTTGTCTCAACCCCAGCGTAGCAATAAAATTTCTCGCTTCTATTCCCCTGAGTGCAGCTGACGGCGAAGACGCCCTTTTGGGAGGAGATTTGCGCTATTGGTCGCAGGTTGCCCGCTGGAGTTTAGACTTAATTTCACGGTCTAAATTTTTACCAACCATCCAGCCGCAAACAGATGGTTCTCTAGCTGCTAAATGGCAAGTCCTTCTAGACAGTGCTGTAGACGCTACCCGGTTGGAAAAATTTGCGGCGAAAATGCCATCAGCTTGTCGCACCTATCAAGATAGTCCTGAGTATTTTTCTTCTGACTTAGCAATCAATTTGCCAATACAACCTCAAGAATTACTTTTGGGCTTTCTCAACAGTACAATAGATGCCCAAGTGCGTGAGATGCAGGGTTTTCAAGCCCCAATCGAAACCAAGATAATGGCATCTTTACCATCTGCTGTGCGGCAGTGGTTGCAAGCCTTAACTAGTGAAACTAACACAGTCAAAGCAGATGCAATTGGAGTCGAACGGCTAGAAGCGGCGCTGAAAGCTTGGACAATGCCACTGCAATATCAACTAGCGGGAAAAACTCTGTTTCGCACCTGTTTTCAACTGCTTTCTCCAGCTTATGGGGAAACAAATTGGACATTGGCATATTTCCTCCAAGCGGCAGATGATCCTAATTTTTTAGTGGATGCGGCAACTATTTGGCAAAACCCGGTTGAGCAACTTGTTTATCAAAATCGCATAATTGAAGAACCGCAAGAAACGTTTTTGTGGGGTTTGGGGTTAGCTTCTCGATTGTATCCCGCGATATCACACAGTTTAGAAACCGAATCGCCCCAATCTTTTCACCTCACACCCATCCAAGCTTATGAGTTTATCAAATCAGTTGCTTGGAGGTTTGAAGATAGCGGTTTAGGCGTGATTTTGCCTCCGAGTCTAGCGAACCGTGAAGGATGGGCAAACCGTTTGGGTTTGAAAATTGCCGTCGAAACACCAAAGCAAAAACAGGGACGCTTAGGATTGCAAAGTCTGTTGAATTTTCAATGGCAATTGGCAATTGGTGGGCAAACAATTTCTAAAACCGAGTTTGATCGACTTGTAAAGCTGAATAGCCCACTGGTAGAAATTAACGGCGAATGGGTGGAGTTGCGTCCCCAAGACATCAAAACAGCCCAAGCCTTTTTTGCCTCCCGTAAAGACCAAATGGCACTTTCTTTAGAAGATGCCTTACGCATCAGTAACGGCGACACTCAGGTAATTGAAAAATTACCAGTAGTCAGTTTTGAGGCATCCGGGGCATTGCAAGAATTAATTGGGGCGCTAACTAATAATCAGTCCATTGAACCTTTACCCACCCCCGCCAGTTTCCAGGGGCAGTTACGACCTTATCAAGAAAGGGGTGCAGCTTGGCTAGCTTTCCTAGAACGTTGGGGATTAGGTGCTTGTCTCGCTGACGATATGGGTTTAGGAAAAACCATCCAGTTCATCGCCTTTCTCCTACACCTAAAAGAACAAGAAGCACTGGAAAACCCAACTTTGTTAGTTTGTCCCACTTCTGTTTTAGGTAACTGGGAAAGGGAAGTAAAGAAATTCGCCCCCACACTCAAAGTTTTACAATATCACGGTGATAAACGCCCCAAAGGTAAGACGTTTGCAGAAACAGCCAAAAAGTACGATTTAGTAATTACTAGCTACTCACTGATTCACCGGGATATTAAATCATTACAGAGCATTACTTGGCAAGCAGTTGTATTAGATGAAGCCCAAAATGTCAAAAATTCAGAAGCGAAGCAGTCCCAGGCAGTCCGACAATTAGAAACTACATTTCGCGTAGCATTGACGGGAACACCAGTAGAAAACAGACTACAAGAATTGTGGTCTATTTTAGACTTTATCAATCCCGGATATTTGGGCAATCGGCAGTTTTTCCAGCGTCGGTTTGCCATGCCAATTGAAAAGTATGGTGATGTGGCTTCTTTAAATCAATTACGTTCCTTAGTTCAGCCGTTTATTCTCCGGCGCCTGAAAACCGACCGCGCCATCATTCAAGACTTGCCAGAAAAGCAAGAAATGACAGTATTTTGCGGACTCAGTGCCGAACAAGCAACACTTTATCAACAATTGGTAGAAGAGTCTTTATCCGAGATAGATTCAGCAGCAGGATTGCAGCGCCGGGGGATGATTTTAGCTTTATTAGTCAAGCTAAAACAAATCTGCAATCACCCGTCCCAATATTTAAAAATAACCACATTAGAACAACATCATTCAGCCAAACTTCAGCGGCTAGAGGAAATGTTAGATGTGGCTTTAGCTGAAGGCGATCGCGCTTTAATTTTTACCCAATTTGCCGAATGGGGTAAGTTGCTCAAACCCCATTTAGAAAAACAACTAGGCAGAGAAATATTGTTTTTATATGGTAGCACCAGTAAAAAACAACGTGAGGAAATGATCGACCGTTTCCAACATGACCCCCAAGGGCCACCAATTATGATTTTGTCCCTGAAAGCAGGTGGAGTCGGACTAAATTTAACCAGAGCAAATCATGTATTCCACTTTGATAGATGGTGGAACCCTGCTGTAGAAAATCAAGCCACAGACCGAGTATTTCGCATTGGTCAAACCCGCAATGTACAAGTGCATAAATTTGTTTGTACTGGCACTTTAGAAGAAAAAATTCATGACATGATTGAAAGTAAAAAACAACTAGCAGAACAAGTTGTTGGTGCGGGTGAAGATTGGCTGACGGAAATGGACACAGACCAACTCCGTAATTTATTACTACTTGATCGCAGCGCCGTAATTGATGAGGATGCAGAATGA
- a CDS encoding SWIM zinc finger family protein, translating into MTNQNPLGTLQASREWWSQRWLDLLDSYRFKKRLERARNYSRQGNVLSIDFKGAKVLARVQGSEVEPYKVSLSLNPFSDEEWGYVIESMSKRAIFAAKLLAGEMPQNIEDVFTSNGLSLFPFTLSDVQSKCSCPDKVNPCKHVGAVYYQLGDRFSEDPFVLFQLRGRTKEQIISDLRQLRNAKNVESPQKETPTVQKSIPQNQYSIKIESFWQYNEPLESSLVVIVPSGSETVLDVLGTIPLAKEEENGVNSPSSDVVMKYLNTIYKDVSQKAVLAAMNIGSS; encoded by the coding sequence ATGACTAATCAAAACCCTTTAGGAACCCTACAAGCAAGTAGAGAATGGTGGTCACAACGCTGGCTAGATTTGTTAGATTCCTATCGTTTTAAAAAGCGTCTAGAACGTGCAAGAAACTATTCTCGCCAAGGGAACGTTTTGAGCATTGATTTTAAAGGTGCAAAAGTATTAGCTAGGGTGCAAGGTAGTGAAGTGGAACCTTATAAAGTTTCCCTTTCCCTTAACCCCTTTAGTGATGAAGAGTGGGGTTATGTAATTGAAAGTATGTCGAAAAGGGCAATTTTTGCCGCTAAGTTATTAGCAGGAGAAATGCCGCAAAATATCGAAGACGTTTTTACAAGTAACGGTCTTTCATTATTTCCTTTTACCCTATCTGATGTTCAGAGTAAATGCTCTTGTCCTGATAAGGTAAACCCTTGTAAACACGTCGGTGCAGTTTATTATCAGTTAGGCGATCGTTTTAGTGAAGATCCGTTTGTTTTATTTCAATTGCGCGGACGTACCAAAGAGCAAATTATCAGTGATTTACGTCAATTACGCAATGCTAAAAATGTAGAATCTCCCCAAAAAGAAACACCAACTGTTCAAAAGTCAATTCCTCAAAACCAATACTCAATAAAAATTGAATCTTTCTGGCAATATAATGAACCACTAGAGTCTTCTTTGGTAGTAATTGTACCTTCCGGTAGTGAAACGGTATTAGATGTATTAGGCACAATTCCCCTAGCTAAAGAAGAGGAAAATGGAGTAAATTCACCATCTAGTGATGTGGTAATGAAGTATTTGAATACAATTTATAAAGATGTCAGCCAGAAGGCTGTTTTAGCAGCAATGAATATAGGAAGCAGTTAA
- a CDS encoding DUF433 domain-containing protein, with translation MLMETIFTPNEAAAFVELPTKKVYKELEYKVLPVSQPLQLPFAALIYLCVLKDVNFEFSVDSRTRLYKRLVEALEQKEATIEVGKFFILQLGFIIRELSEMIARFNAWKNRLIIDPNIMGGETVFPNSRLTVRHIGAILDRGESPEVIREDYPYLSEEDIKFAQIYIKAYPSVGRPRKH, from the coding sequence ATGCTTATGGAGACAATTTTCACACCTAACGAAGCAGCCGCATTTGTAGAGTTACCTACAAAAAAGGTTTACAAAGAGTTGGAATACAAAGTTTTACCTGTTTCTCAACCTTTACAACTTCCGTTTGCTGCATTGATATATCTTTGTGTTCTCAAGGATGTAAACTTTGAGTTTTCAGTTGATTCTCGAACACGTTTATATAAGCGTTTAGTAGAAGCTTTGGAACAAAAAGAAGCGACTATTGAAGTAGGAAAATTTTTTATCCTGCAACTCGGATTTATTATAAGAGAGTTGTCAGAAATGATTGCACGGTTTAATGCATGGAAAAATCGTTTAATCATTGATCCCAATATAATGGGTGGTGAAACAGTGTTTCCTAATTCTCGGCTAACTGTTCGCCATATTGGTGCAATACTTGACCGGGGAGAGTCGCCAGAGGTTATCCGCGAAGATTATCCTTACTTATCTGAGGAGGATATCAAGTTTGCTCAAATCTACATAAAAGCCTATCCCAGTGTTGGACGACCTAGAAAACATTAA
- a CDS encoding Uma2 family endonuclease yields MTIAQNRADRVMLYNISWQQFENLLQDLGESRAARVAYDDGTLEIMTPLPEHEYYKKVISTAVEDIAEELNLEYESLGSTTWKQERKMAGVEPDDCFYFQNEALIRGRLDLDLRRDPPPDLALEIDVTSKSLDRFSIYARLGVPEIWCYDSGELKIYLLQNGEYVESEKSLVFPSLKIRELPNLIEQNQANGRRAIRRAVREWVKSAN; encoded by the coding sequence ATGACAATTGCTCAAAATCGCGCTGATAGAGTCATGCTTTACAACATTAGCTGGCAACAATTTGAAAATCTTCTGCAAGATTTGGGAGAAAGTCGTGCTGCTAGAGTTGCTTATGATGATGGGACTTTGGAAATTATGACACCTTTACCAGAACACGAATATTATAAAAAAGTTATCAGTACTGCGGTTGAAGATATCGCTGAAGAATTAAATTTAGAATATGAAAGTTTGGGTTCTACCACCTGGAAGCAAGAACGCAAAATGGCAGGGGTTGAACCCGATGATTGTTTTTATTTTCAGAATGAAGCATTAATTAGGGGTAGGTTAGATTTAGATTTACGACGAGATCCACCTCCTGATTTAGCTTTAGAAATTGATGTTACTAGTAAATCTTTAGATCGGTTTTCAATTTATGCTCGTTTGGGAGTACCGGAAATTTGGTGTTATGACTCTGGTGAATTGAAGATTTATCTTTTGCAAAATGGGGAATATGTGGAGTCAGAGAAAAGTTTAGTATTTCCAAGTTTAAAAATTCGGGAATTACCAAATTTAATTGAGCAAAACCAGGCAAATGGTAGACGAGCAATTCGGCGGGCGGTGCGGGAGTGGGTAAAGAGTGCAAATTAA
- a CDS encoding PCP reductase family protein has translation MQNYNFDALRWTTEAKTKLQNIPFFVRPQAKARIEQLARQAGQDIVTGELVEQARLEFGQ, from the coding sequence ATGCAGAACTATAATTTTGATGCTTTGCGATGGACAACGGAAGCTAAAACAAAATTGCAGAATATTCCCTTTTTCGTTCGCCCCCAAGCTAAAGCGCGAATTGAGCAACTAGCACGTCAAGCAGGACAAGACATTGTGACAGGCGAATTAGTTGAACAAGCTAGGTTAGAGTTTGGACAATAG